The genomic DNA GCCGAGAGCAATTCCTCCAGAATTTGGGCCAACAgcccctttctctttttggtGGTAACGAACATGTCGCCATTGGGGGTAACGATGTAGTCCTCATCCTTGACTAAGCTCCACCTCTCAATATCcctcttcttgatgagagTGGTGTAACACAAATTGTGGGCTTGAATGATGCTGGGGTACAGCGAAGCGAAATCCAGAGTGGCGATGGGGACATCGTAGTATCCTCTTGTAGGCTCAATGACAGTGGCACCCTCATACTGCTCTTCTGATGACTCTGATCTCATGTTGGGAATGACAAGCTTTTGCTCCAGGGCCTTGCGGAAGAGTTGGCTCAAGAATTTGACTTGCTGACCTCTGGCGAGGAGAAAGTTGAATGGTACCCCCGTAACTCTTGCCATTTCGGTGTAGTTTTCAAGGCAAGACAGCTTGTCCATGAGTCTTTGTGGCAGATAGGCATCCTTGAGACAGTAGAGTGCCAGTCTGCGTCTCGACTCTGGGGTACCCTCGAAAAGCTCCGTGATCATGGAGTGATGGAcatcttctttttgttcacCAAGAAAATGGGCACACACAGAGTTCAGGGTATAACTGCGAAGTTGGTGGTCACGTTGAACCAGTTGAAGCAAGTCAAGCTGGAGACGaccgttggtgttggtggcctTTGTGTCGCGGTTGCCCATCTGCTTGCTGGAGAAGTTGGTTTCCTTCGCTACCGACTTGACGTGCGTGCGAGACCAGTATTCGAAGTTATGCACCTTGAGATGTTTCGCTCTGTCAAGGAGATAGGGGAAATCGAAGTTGGCAATATTGTACCCGATGATGATATCTGGATCAACCTTCTCTAGGAAGTCCCGCCATGCAGCCAACATTTTCCCTTCGTCCTTAAACTCCAGGATCTGAGTGGCCACAATGGGACTTGTAGTATCGAGACAGAACACGTTTCGTACAAACGGCTTCTTGTCTCCGTATTTGGTGACGATATTGGCGATTTGAATGACGGAATCGTGTTGGGCCTCGGGGAAAATACCTTTGCGACCAGCGCACTCGATATCGAACGAGAGAATCCGGAGAGGGGCCATCTTAGACCACTCTCCAGAGGGCTTATGCGAAATCAGCTCTCGGTAGCTGATGACAGCTTCGAACTGACAGTTGGACTGCTTGTTCATGTGGATAAGGTCATATGCGCCGGCGGGTGCTTCAACCCAAGACATGCCAGCAATCGAACAGTCTACCATGAACCGAAGCAAGTACTGGATACTGTCGTAGGTCATGATGCCGCCATCATGCTTCCACATCCCCTTCCAGTTGGCCTCGCCTCTCTCGATCATGGTGCGGACCTTGTTGATGTGTTTTGGATCGGTAACCGTAACCTTGATATAAGGATTTTGGACGTTCCCTTGGAAGCCATAGATATTTTCGCGCATGGTCAGCGATACATTATGAATGACCTGTTGATATTGGTGATTTTGCGACATCTGCGATTCGAGATATGCTTTGAACGCAAGGCAGTCCTCAACGACGAACGAGACTGGCGCCGCGACATAGAGGTAGTGCTTGAAGTCTTTGACATGCAAAAGAACGGAGTTGCCGTTCTCGGTCACGCCAAATAGCTTCACAGCAGgttgaccaccaccgatcgtaccctcctctgcctcgaTGGCTTGGAAGCAGAGACTGTGCTTGGAGGGATCGAAGTCGTTCGGAATGGGTGGCCGCTCCCATGCTTGGTCCTTTTCTGAGTTGTTTTGCTTGAGGTCTGAGATGTCCTGATTCAGTCTTTCGAGCACTTCGCTCTCGAAAACACTCTTCTGTTGGCTCGAGGCCATTCTGCCTTTGCTGTCATTTTGAGAGCTCTTGAAGCGTTGTGCTGGAGATGATGTGGGCTCATCGATGCGGcgcttcttggtggtggcggtagAGGGAGTTGCGGCGATGTTCCGCCGGGTGCTTGAAGCCTCCCCAAAGGCCCTTTTCTGCGGTAATGTCGCGGAAGGCATTTTGGATTGCTTTGATGAAGGAGTGGCTTGCGGAAGAGCAAGTCTAGATTCCAGCTGTATGTCGAGGcatgggatggtgggatATGGCAGCTGGGTTGTCTCTGGTTTGATGGGGATAGAAAGACGGTTAGAATAAGGACGTGGGATCTGGCTGGactgttgttggaggtgttgatggcaCGAACTCGAAATTCATTGAGCCAAAGAAACTGGGTGGACGCGCTCCATTCCCTTGTTACGTGACTGCCCCACTTTCCCGACGCGAGAGTTAAATTGACCAGTGAGGTATGTACCCTGCGTTAGACTTTAAGTGGTTCCTGAAGACGGCCGCGACGCCACGCTCTTGCCTACCTTAGAGCAAAACATATCGGGTTCAAGCAAAATCCTCTCTTGCTCGTCATTTATCCATTGGTCATTTCTAACAAAAGTGGATGACAGCTTACAGGAAGAGTTGGAGCAAAAGCGCAGCCTGCCAACTAGAACCACGTGAATTCGCGTTACCTAACCCTGACCCTGGACCCTCGcatccatctcaacccaTTTACCCCGCCAACCTTCATCGGATCTTATTGATTGTTTACTTTCACCAACATTCTCATTCAACTTACAACATCGACATCCAGAAACACCCCAAGATAAAAACCACTAGTCCAGTCTCACGAGTTATCCATAAAATATCTCAGTCAACAGCAGACTGACCTCCAAAATGGCTGatcgccacctccctccctcctcccgacTTATAACCACAACCACTGGCCACATCCCTTCCAAACCCTCGTCTCGTCTCATCCAGCAGCCACCCGGCCCCTCAACCACTCCAACCACAAATCCACCGCCCCCAACTGCCAGCTCTGTCCGAAGAAACCTCTTCCAAAGCCAACTAACCCGCCGCGCACCTCACCAAGCCtcgtcctcaacctcctccgaCACCAtccgtctccaccaccaccaccaccactccaaCTCCTACGACTCCTCCGACCCCTACCAAGACTCCCCACCTttaccacccccctcaccctcctcagaGTCAATAGTTCCCCGCAACTCCCACGGTGAAATCGAACTCCTGGGcgacccccccacccctccctctacGACTCAGACGATTCAGCCGaccgcaacaacaactctccatcccaccaccaccaccaccaccaccacccgggGAACCAAAACGACTCCCAAAGGGCCGAACAAGCCGCCGCCCGCAACCGCCTCTCCGAAGCAGTCCGACAACACCAGCTCCACCAAAACAAACTCCTTATGTCCATCCCCGGTAGCAACATGGTGGGATCCGGTTACGGAATGCACCAACAACTAAATAACACCCAACCAGAAGGTCAGCAATACCACTCCCATTTCGAtacctccccctttctcttcagTCCCACCACCGCACCTCACTGTTCTGATCCTTTTTGTTCTGGTCACCACtacccttcttcttctactTCCCCCGCTCAGAAATTAATCTACTATCctacttcttctccttcctcctcctcctcctcctcttcttcttcttcttcttcttcttctttgcctccCATTCCTCCCAGGCTTAATAAAAAGCGAAAGGGAAAAATGAAACCCATCGTCTTTGATGAGACTGTAGACGAAAATGACAAGGAAGACTCATTTGCTAAAACCAAAAAAATCACCGAAACAGAGCTCATCGAGGAGGTCAAAGCCAGTCTGCGAGCCAAAGTGGCTGCCCTGGCCCAAGATAACTGGATGTTTGAGCCGGAAGAGCTTCCGAGACCTCATTGATCACCACGACTCAGATAATCatgtcaaaaaaaaaaaatgtaaCGATACCCCAAGGCATTATGTATGCTCTTAATTATCAAATTATCGGGCTCTGATCCCTTAACTCCAAAGAATCGTGTGTATCGTGTacatacaacaccaacgtatgcccccctcccccgcgtGTCTTGCTTTCCTCCCTCATTAATCCAGCCCCTCCGCAGCCGGCGCagcctccaccctcctcgccatcggtctcccaccactcccaccaccaccacccggcaTCCCCAAGAAGCTCCCCATCATGTCAAACAGCGGGTTGCTCTGCCTCGGTCTCTGAATCCCAAAGTACATCTCCCCAATCAGCTCCAGCGCCGTGTCCCACACCCCGTCCGTGGCCTCCTTGATCGTGGGCATGTACTTCCCCTTCAACTGCCTAAACACCTCTGGGTTGTTCCCCTTTTGCACCGCCACAATCAACAGTCCCAAAAAGTTCATGAGCGGCAGGCTAGGGAAGATCTTGGTCTCGCCAACATCTTGCGCAGCCAAAGACGGGTTCTCGGCGGCGAGCTGTGAAGTAAATACCTTGTAGCACGTGGTCGCCGCCTTGAGGTTGGCCATCAACAGGTACGGAAGGACTGCCCTTGCGCAGTAGAGGGGCGCGGTGTGGGTTTCATCCTGCTTGTACCATTCATACTCCAACTGCGCAAGGACAGGAGGGGAGTCTTTCGTGGTGCCGAGGATCAAATGGCGCTCCGCCTCGTCGAGgctctctttttcctctgCCAACATGGAGCCGATGACGTGGTGAAGTTCTGGGTCGCCGGCGGGGTAGTCTGAGTACTTCTTTGACCACCTATTTATTATCCTGTCAGTCTATCACTTGTTCATAacgttggagatgatgatggggtgggaACGTACTCGACCACATCCTTCACGAACTTCTTCCTGTTCGGCTCGGCGGGGTCAAACAGCCTCAAACAGgtcagcaccctccccttgCTTGTAGCGTCCACCTTCAGCCCAGCCTGCTTGTAAACATCCACCAGCAAGATAGCGAGATCGCCCccactgccgccgcctgTTGGACCTGTCTTGAGGAGGGACTGGGAGACAGAGGACAGAATGTCGATGGCGGCGGTATAGTTTTGCGATTTGGTGTACCGGGCCGCGACGAGTCGGGTCTCTTGGGCGGCTTCGTATTGGGCCTCGAAGGGCATGCCGGGGGTGATTTTGGATTGGAGGCGGGTGATGATTTTGGCTAttttggggtttgtgggagccgccgccggggcgggggatggggaggaggccatcgTGAGAGGCtgattggggagggttgaTATGGGAGGCTGTCGAGTGGTTACAGGAGAGGTGaagtgaggtgaggtgaagCTTAGGTCGAGATCGGTTCGGCTCGAAGTCGGTGTTGCACTGTTCAGCTTGTGGGGAGCTCTGCGCGCGTGAAAGTAAATACGCAGGTAGTTGACGCAGAGAGTCAAAGGTTCAGCAACGCAAGGTAAGGTACAGTTAGGTTTAGGAGAGTGTAGCTAAATCCATTGCGTCGGGACAGTTTATGCTCAAGGTCAGGTCCACGTCCAACGTCCCCTCGTCTCCACTCTTGCGCAACTGCCTGCCGCTTCGTGTGCTTTGCCCCGCAATGACGGATGATTCTTCGATCTTCTGCGGGGCACAAGTGACATGGGACGGCTTAAGCCCCGCCCATTCTATCCTATatcagggttagggtatgTTGGCACAACCTGaagcccctgaaccccttttCGCTGTGCGCATACTCTGTACCGATATCAGGTTCATCTTCACATGCATGCTAATCACTCAAAACAACAAGGTATAGTCGTATGTATACACTCGAAATTATCCCCAacttccacaccaccaagTCTATTAACTCGAACCGCTCCGTGTATTCTGATTTCCTGCCTTCTCTCTGCAATGATTTTCGCTAAACTTCTCAAATGGTATCATCTGTCCACGCTGCTACAGAAACATCACAACAGTGGCCTTTCAAACAAGAATCCTCTATTATCCCATTCAATTCAATCCGTAACCATCCtatccccatctccattgTTCGTAATAGGATCAGCTAAACTCCCGCCACCTCCATTCCCACCCACATCGTTCGCACTCGTTTTCGTAGCAGCGTCGCCCTGAGCAATCTCATAAGCGTCAGCGCTCGCAATTATTGGGAAAAAGGCAGAAGTGCGGCGTTCCACCATCTCCTGAACCGCCACACTtacccctttcccacccaccggttcaccaccatccgccccatccccaacaacaTCCAGCATCACTTCATCATCCTTGTCCCCTCCAGATCCAGCCGAAGCCCGGTTGGAAGACAAGGTATCAAGACTAGCCGACCTCTGCAGCTTTCCAGGTCCAGCAATGCCAGCCCACTGATCGTCGGCCCCTCGCTTCTTGGATGCTTCCGCCTCTGGTGGACGCTGGGACTGATCCGTCTGTAGCTCCTTCTTGAAAAAGTGATTATCGTCCTTGACAAACTTCTGGAGCTTGTCCGGAAGAGGGTCGTACTTCTCATTCATGGCCGAATCAGTCGCATACACCAACATGCGGTTCTCCTTTGATTTGTTCCACATGTCGAGCACGGACTTGAGC from Podospora pseudoanserina strain CBS 124.78 chromosome 2, whole genome shotgun sequence includes the following:
- the POL3 gene encoding DNA-directed DNA polymerase delta (COG:L; EggNog:ENOG503NUXQ), with product MPSATLPQKRAFGEASSTRRNIAATPSTATTKKRRIDEPTSSPAQRFKSSQNDSKGRMASSQQKSVFESEVLERLNQDISDLKQNNSEKDQAWERPPIPNDFDPSKHSLCFQAIEAEEGTIGGGQPAVKLFGVTENGNSVLLHVKDFKHYLYVAAPVSFVVEDCLAFKAYLESQMSQNHQYQQVIHNVSLTMRENIYGFQGNVQNPYIKVTVTDPKHINKVRTMIERGEANWKGMWKHDGGIMTYDSIQYLLRFMVDCSIAGMSWVEAPAGAYDLIHMNKQSNCQFEAVISYRELISHKPSGEWSKMAPLRILSFDIECAGRKGIFPEAQHDSVIQIANIVTKYGDKKPFVRNVFCLDTTSPIVATQILEFKDEGKMLAAWRDFLEKVDPDIIIGYNIANFDFPYLLDRAKHLKVHNFEYWSRTHVKSVAKETNFSSKQMGNRDTKATNTNGRLQLDLLQLVQRDHQLRSYTLNSVCAHFLGEQKEDVHHSMITELFEGTPESRRRLALYCLKDAYLPQRLMDKLSCLENYTEMARVTGVPFNFLLARGQQVKFLSQLFRKALEQKLVIPNMRSESSEEQYEGATVIEPTRGYYDVPIATLDFASLYPSIIQAHNLCYTTLIKKRDIERWSLVKDEDYIVTPNGDMFVTTKKRKGLLAQILEELLSARKEAKRELAAETDPFKKAVLNGRQLALKISANSVYGLTGATNGKLPCLEIASSTTAFGRQMIERTKHEVEERYCIKNGYSHDAQVIYGDTDSVMVKFGTKELAEAMKLGEDAANYVSSKFIKPIKLEFEKVYFPYLLINKKRYAGLYWTKPEKYDKMDTKGIETVRRDNCLLVQTVIEKVLRMILIDRDVPGAQEYVKDTIADLLQNRVDMSKLVITKALTKDDYAAKQAHVELAHRMKKRDAGSAPALGDRVAYVMVKGATGSKNFERSEDPIYVLEHNVPIDTKYYLDNQLAKPLGRIFEPILGETKAKSLLTGDHTRAISVAAPKVGGLMKFAKKTQTCMGCKKPLTGKEESQGAVCADDAPRVGELYKKTLDKVSDLEVRFGRLWTQCQRCQGSMHCEVICSSKDCPIFYMRMKAKKDLEDANGELARFDFDQAAIW
- a CDS encoding hypothetical protein (BUSCO:EOG09264T1U; COG:S; EggNog:ENOG503NY7P), producing the protein MASSPSPAPAAAPTNPKIAKIITRLQSKITPGMPFEAQYEAAQETRLVAARYTKSQNYTAAIDILSSVSQSLLKTGPTGGGSGGDLAILLVDVYKQAGLKVDATSKGRVLTCLRLFDPAEPNRKKFVKDVVEWSKKYSDYPAGDPELHHVIGSMLAEEKESLDEAERHLILGTTKDSPPVLAQLEYEWYKQDETHTAPLYCARAVLPYLLMANLKAATTCYKVFTSQLAAENPSLAAQDVGETKIFPSLPLMNFLGLLIVAVQKGNNPEVFRQLKGKYMPTIKEATDGVWDTALELIGEMYFGIQRPRQSNPLFDMMGSFLGMPGGGGGSGGRPMARRVEAAPAAEGLD